From one Bacillus sp. FJAT-42376 genomic stretch:
- the cccB gene encoding cytochrome c551, with product MKRKAFALIFTTSIVLTACGGGGESSTEQGASAADGEQLFKQNCASCHGVDLKGGAGPNLTRVGEEYDAAEIEQIIKNGKGGMPQGILEGEDAKKVAEWLSEKK from the coding sequence TTGAAAAGAAAAGCATTTGCCCTTATTTTTACAACATCCATTGTTTTAACTGCCTGCGGGGGCGGAGGAGAGTCCTCTACTGAACAGGGAGCTTCGGCTGCAGACGGAGAGCAGCTGTTCAAACAGAACTGCGCGAGCTGTCATGGAGTGGATCTTAAAGGCGGGGCCGGACCGAACTTAACCCGTGTTGGAGAAGAGTACGATGCAGCAGAAATCGAACAAATCATTAAAAATGGAAAAGGCGGCATGCCACAGGGAATACTTGAAGGCGAAGACGCAAAAAAAGTAGCCGAGTGGCTTTCAGAGAAAAAATAA
- a CDS encoding YitT family protein yields MKQRRQSFTQHPIAAKVLEYMYILAGSAIVALAFNLFLLPNRVASGGVSGISTILNDAFGFEPAYVQWAFNIPLFIAGVILLGKQFGFKTLIGTLFLPFIVYLTKDVDAVTKDPLLGALFGGIGVGLGLGLVFRGKASTGGTDLAAQIIHKYTGLTLGTCVAMLDGLIVLAATFAFDIEGGLYALIGLYVTSKTIDIVQIGLGRSKMAMVITSHEEEVKQSILQKIDRGVTKVSAYGGYTDMEKPILMCVVDQTEFTKLKQLVRAIDPSAFVVVMDASEVLGEGFKKA; encoded by the coding sequence ATGAAACAGCGAAGGCAGTCATTTACTCAGCATCCAATCGCCGCAAAAGTTTTAGAATACATGTACATTCTTGCAGGCTCTGCCATAGTGGCACTTGCATTTAATCTTTTTCTGCTTCCGAACCGGGTTGCTTCAGGAGGTGTGAGCGGAATCAGTACGATCTTAAATGATGCGTTTGGTTTCGAGCCGGCTTACGTTCAGTGGGCGTTTAATATCCCGTTGTTCATTGCCGGTGTCATCCTGCTCGGAAAGCAATTTGGTTTTAAAACGCTTATTGGGACGCTTTTTCTCCCATTTATCGTTTATTTAACAAAGGATGTGGACGCAGTTACGAAGGACCCGCTTCTCGGTGCATTATTCGGGGGGATCGGAGTCGGACTGGGTCTTGGGCTCGTTTTTAGAGGAAAGGCGTCAACAGGCGGAACCGATTTGGCTGCGCAAATTATTCATAAATACACGGGGCTTACACTTGGTACTTGTGTGGCTATGCTGGATGGATTAATTGTCCTCGCTGCCACGTTTGCGTTTGATATTGAAGGAGGCCTATACGCATTAATCGGGCTTTATGTCACAAGCAAAACCATCGATATTGTCCAAATCGGACTGGGGCGCTCGAAGATGGCGATGGTCATCACGAGTCATGAAGAAGAAGTAAAGCAGTCCATCCTGCAGAAAATTGACAGAGGCGTGACAAAGGTGTCGGCCTACGGCGGGTATACAGATATGGAAAAACCCATACTAATGTGTGTTGTTGATCAAACGGAATTCACAAAACTGAAACAATTGGTCAGAGCAATTGATCCATCTGCATTCGTCGTTGTTATGGATGCTTCAGAGGTTCTTGGAGAGGGTTTCAAGAAAGCATGA
- the prfB gene encoding peptide chain release factor 2 (programmed frameshift) has protein sequence MDLVEIRQELDKTAKRLAAFRGLFDLDTKEARIQELDEEMAHPSFWNDQNAAQVVINEAKGLKDVVNQFQEMSESYENLQLTLELLKEEPDDELQDELVSELKGLTGQMNDFELQLLLSEPYDKSNAILELHPGAGGTESQDWGSMLLRMYTRWAEKKGFKVETMDYLPGDEAGIKSVTLLIKGHNAYGYLKAEKGVHRLVRISPFDSSGRRHTSFVSCEIMPEFNEEIEIEIRTEDLKIDTYRASGAGGQHINTTDSAVRITHLPTGVVVSCQTERSQIKNREHAMKMLKAKLYQKKIEEQEAQLAEIRGEQKDIGWGSQIRSYVFHPYSMVKDHRTSTEIGNVHAVMDGELDPFIDSYLRSKL, from the exons ATGGATTTAGTAGAAATTCGTCAGGAATTAGATAAAACAGCTAAGAGATTAGCGGCTTTTAGG GGTCTCTTTGACCTCGATACAAAGGAAGCGCGCATTCAGGAATTAGATGAGGAAATGGCTCATCCTTCTTTCTGGAATGATCAAAATGCCGCACAAGTGGTGATTAATGAAGCAAAAGGCTTGAAGGATGTAGTCAATCAGTTTCAGGAGATGAGTGAGTCTTACGAAAATCTGCAGCTCACGCTGGAGCTTCTAAAAGAAGAACCGGATGATGAACTTCAGGATGAACTCGTATCTGAACTGAAAGGTCTTACTGGGCAAATGAATGATTTTGAACTTCAATTGCTGCTGAGCGAGCCTTACGATAAAAGCAATGCCATCCTTGAACTGCATCCAGGTGCAGGCGGAACCGAATCACAGGACTGGGGATCGATGCTTCTTCGCATGTATACCCGCTGGGCGGAGAAAAAAGGCTTTAAGGTAGAAACAATGGATTACCTTCCTGGTGATGAAGCCGGAATTAAATCCGTTACACTGCTGATCAAAGGCCACAATGCCTATGGATACCTGAAAGCAGAAAAAGGAGTACACCGTCTTGTCCGTATTTCTCCATTTGATTCGTCAGGACGCCGTCATACGTCATTCGTGTCATGTGAAATCATGCCTGAATTCAATGAAGAGATTGAAATTGAGATCCGTACAGAAGATCTTAAAATTGATACGTACCGTGCCAGCGGAGCCGGGGGACAGCATATTAATACGACGGATTCAGCCGTCCGTATTACCCATCTTCCAACGGGAGTGGTTGTTTCCTGCCAAACGGAACGATCCCAAATCAAAAACCGCGAGCATGCGATGAAAATGCTGAAAGCGAAGCTCTATCAGAAGAAGATTGAAGAGCAGGAAGCCCAGCTGGCTGAAATCCGCGGAGAACAAAAGGATATTGGCTGGGGAAGCCAAATCCGTTCTTATGTATTCCATCCATACTCTATGGTAAAAGACCACAGAACGAGTACAGAGATTGGAAATGTCCATGCGGTCATGGACGGCGAGCTGGATCCGTTTATTGACTCTTATTTGCGCTCTAAACTTTAA
- a CDS encoding alpha/beta fold hydrolase gives MEQHAVLPMKQRANRWRRAAFVGSGLGLVAANAFYGLSSYIIWRAMHPPKIALKKHPAHFGIQTEEVHFKSSDGLSLRGWWMPVENSSKAVVFSHAYGLNRYNMPFPIFDLVKVFQSQGYSVLMYDFRNAGESDGNETTIALKEQLDLNGAIEFVKHEKSMDHIILIGWSMGASTSLLAGCRHDDVKGIIADSPFASLDSYVLDSFEYWTKLPRFIGRVSSYVTKLNFLGFKPHLVKPIEVVKKAEGKKIMIVHAKNDPAISCTESERMKRMNSDIDLWQPEMGGHIEAYRLNKQEYEDRVVAFLKEL, from the coding sequence GTGGAACAGCATGCCGTACTGCCGATGAAGCAAAGGGCAAACCGCTGGAGAAGAGCGGCCTTTGTGGGATCGGGTTTAGGACTAGTTGCAGCGAACGCGTTTTATGGATTGAGTTCATATATTATTTGGAGAGCGATGCATCCTCCAAAAATTGCTTTGAAGAAACATCCTGCTCATTTTGGAATTCAAACGGAGGAAGTGCATTTCAAAAGTTCGGACGGGCTTTCTCTTAGAGGCTGGTGGATGCCGGTTGAGAACAGCAGCAAGGCTGTCGTGTTTTCCCATGCATACGGACTTAACCGCTACAATATGCCGTTTCCGATTTTTGATCTTGTAAAAGTATTTCAGTCACAGGGCTACAGCGTCCTGATGTATGATTTCAGAAATGCAGGAGAATCAGACGGAAACGAAACGACGATTGCGTTAAAGGAACAGCTTGATTTAAATGGAGCGATTGAATTTGTTAAGCATGAGAAAAGCATGGATCACATCATCTTAATCGGATGGTCCATGGGGGCAAGCACTTCCCTTCTTGCAGGCTGCCGGCATGACGACGTAAAGGGGATTATTGCGGACAGCCCGTTTGCAAGCCTTGACTCTTATGTACTGGACTCCTTTGAATACTGGACGAAGCTTCCGCGTTTTATCGGGAGAGTGTCTTCCTATGTGACCAAGCTTAACTTCCTCGGATTTAAACCTCATTTAGTGAAACCCATCGAGGTAGTTAAAAAAGCAGAAGGAAAAAAGATCATGATTGTCCACGCAAAAAATGATCCGGCGATTTCCTGTACGGAAAGCGAAAGAATGAAGCGAATGAACAGTGACATTGATCTGTGGCAGCCTGAAATGGGCGGCCATATTGAAGCATATAGATTAAATAAGCAGGAGTATGAAGACAGAGTGGTTGCCTTTCTAAAGGAGTTATAA
- the secA gene encoding preprotein translocase subunit SecA: MLGILNKVFDPNKRTVNRYEKIANEIDALGSQMEQLSDEALQAKTTEFKQRIEKGESLDRLLNEAFAVVREASKRVTGMYPFKVQLMGGIALHEGNISEMKTGEGKTLTSTMPVYLNALSGEGVHVVTVNEYLASRDAVEMGKIFEFLGLTVGLNLNQLTKEEKRAAYAADITYSTNNELGFDYLRDNMVLYKEEMVQRPLNYAIIDEVDSILVDEARTPLIISGQAAKSTKLYMQANAFVRMLKIEDDYTFDVKTKGVQLTEDGITKAEKAFGIENLFDISHVTLNHHINQALKAHVVMQNDVDYVVQDGEVVIVDSFTGRLMKGRRYSEGLHQAIEAKEGLEIQNESMTLATITFQNYFRMYKKLSGMTGTAKTEEEEFRNIYNMHVVAIPTNREIQRDDRADLVYRSMQGKFLAVVEEVAQRHAVGQPVLVGTVAVETSELISQLLKKKGVPHSVLNAKNHASEAEIIELAGQKGAVTIATNMAGRGTDIKLGEGVKDLGGLAVVGTERHESRRIDNQLRGRSGRQGDPGITQFYLSMEDELMRRFGSENMMNMMDRLGMDDTQPIQSKMVSRAVESAQKRVEGNNFDARKQLLQYDDVLRQQREVIYKQRFDVLDSDNLRGIVEDMIKSTVQRTVALYTPPEVVEEEWDFEGLVEFVNGNFLDEGVLELNEVRGKDTEEIEEVILAKTSEKYDRKEEDFGSEQMREFEKVIVLRAVDSKWMDHIDAMDHLRQGIHLRAYGQNDPLREYQMEGFAMFEAMIASIEEDVAKYIMKAEIRNNLEREEVAKGQTAVHPKEGDEAPKKKPARKVVEIGRNEMCDCGSGKKYKNCCGK, translated from the coding sequence ATGCTTGGAATCTTGAATAAAGTGTTTGATCCAAATAAACGCACAGTAAACCGCTATGAAAAAATTGCGAACGAAATAGATGCGCTGGGGTCTCAGATGGAACAGCTATCAGATGAGGCGCTACAGGCGAAAACAACCGAATTTAAGCAGCGTATTGAAAAAGGAGAGTCTCTTGACCGTCTTCTTAATGAAGCTTTTGCTGTCGTACGCGAAGCTTCAAAACGCGTAACCGGGATGTATCCATTTAAAGTGCAGCTTATGGGGGGGATTGCCCTTCATGAAGGAAATATATCTGAAATGAAAACCGGGGAAGGGAAAACTCTTACTTCTACTATGCCGGTTTATTTAAATGCATTATCAGGAGAAGGCGTGCACGTTGTTACAGTCAATGAATATTTGGCCAGCCGTGACGCAGTGGAAATGGGGAAAATCTTTGAATTCTTAGGCTTGACTGTAGGGTTAAACCTGAATCAGCTGACGAAGGAAGAAAAGCGGGCTGCCTATGCCGCTGATATCACATACTCCACCAATAATGAGCTCGGATTCGATTACTTGCGCGACAACATGGTGCTGTATAAGGAAGAAATGGTTCAGCGCCCGCTAAACTATGCCATCATTGATGAGGTGGATTCCATTCTTGTCGATGAAGCGCGTACGCCGCTGATCATATCCGGACAAGCTGCTAAATCAACAAAACTTTACATGCAGGCCAATGCGTTTGTCCGCATGCTGAAAATAGAAGATGACTACACATTTGATGTAAAAACCAAGGGCGTTCAGCTGACTGAGGACGGAATTACGAAGGCTGAAAAAGCATTTGGCATCGAAAACCTTTTTGATATTTCTCACGTGACACTGAATCATCATATCAATCAGGCACTTAAAGCCCATGTGGTCATGCAGAACGATGTCGATTATGTCGTTCAGGACGGAGAAGTCGTCATTGTTGATTCCTTCACTGGCCGTCTTATGAAAGGCCGCCGCTACAGTGAAGGCCTTCATCAGGCGATTGAAGCCAAAGAAGGTCTGGAAATCCAGAATGAAAGCATGACGCTTGCAACGATTACGTTCCAAAACTATTTCCGTATGTATAAGAAGCTTTCCGGTATGACGGGTACAGCCAAAACCGAGGAAGAGGAATTCCGCAACATTTACAATATGCATGTTGTGGCCATTCCGACAAACCGTGAAATCCAGCGTGATGACCGCGCGGACCTTGTTTACCGCTCCATGCAGGGGAAATTCCTTGCTGTTGTAGAAGAAGTAGCACAGCGCCATGCTGTCGGACAGCCTGTGCTGGTTGGTACAGTGGCGGTTGAAACGTCTGAGCTGATCTCCCAGCTTTTAAAGAAAAAAGGTGTGCCTCACAGTGTGCTGAATGCGAAAAACCATGCGAGTGAAGCCGAAATCATTGAACTTGCCGGACAAAAAGGCGCCGTGACAATTGCTACAAACATGGCAGGACGCGGTACTGATATTAAACTCGGCGAAGGTGTAAAGGATTTGGGCGGTTTGGCTGTAGTGGGTACAGAGCGCCATGAATCACGCCGGATCGATAACCAGCTTCGCGGACGTTCCGGACGTCAGGGAGATCCGGGTATCACTCAATTCTATCTATCCATGGAAGATGAATTGATGCGCCGCTTCGGTTCTGAAAATATGATGAATATGATGGATCGTCTTGGAATGGATGATACGCAGCCGATTCAGAGCAAAATGGTTTCGCGTGCTGTTGAATCCGCTCAGAAACGGGTAGAGGGGAACAACTTCGACGCCCGTAAGCAGCTTCTGCAATATGATGACGTTCTGCGTCAGCAGCGTGAAGTCATCTACAAGCAGCGTTTTGATGTCCTTGATTCCGATAACCTTCGTGGAATCGTTGAAGACATGATTAAATCAACGGTTCAGCGTACGGTTGCTCTTTATACTCCTCCTGAAGTAGTAGAAGAAGAGTGGGACTTTGAGGGACTTGTTGAATTTGTAAATGGAAACTTCCTTGATGAAGGAGTACTTGAACTGAATGAAGTCCGCGGCAAGGATACAGAAGAAATTGAGGAAGTGATTCTTGCTAAAACGTCTGAGAAATATGACCGAAAAGAAGAAGACTTCGGCTCTGAGCAAATGCGCGAGTTTGAGAAAGTTATCGTTCTTCGGGCAGTAGATTCCAAGTGGATGGACCACATCGATGCAATGGACCACCTCCGCCAGGGAATCCACCTTCGTGCCTACGGTCAAAACGATCCTCTCCGCGAGTATCAAATGGAAGGATTTGCGATGTTTGAGGCGATGATTGCTTCGATTGAAGAAGATGTAGCGAAATATATAATGAAAGCAGAAATCCGCAACAACCTTGAGCGTGAAGAAGTGGCAAAAGGCCAGACTGCCGTTCATCCTAAAGAAGGCGACGAAGCGCCTAAGAAAAAACCTGCACGCAAAGTCGTGGAAATTGGACGCAATGAAATGTGCGACTGCGGAAGCGGGAAGAAATATAAAAACTGCTGCGGGAAATAA
- the arcA gene encoding arginine deiminase yields MLNAASTDTLNVTSEIGTLRTVMLHRPGREVENLTPELLHKLLFDDIPYLPVIQEEHDFFAETLKDQGVEVLYLEKLVEEALHFGKAKESFIDQLLEESKSNINGASESLKEFLLDLPNGQLVSKIMAGVRTSEIDEGRKRHLYEFMTDQYPFYLDPMPNLYFTRDPAAVIGNGLTINRMHEGARRRESLFMEYIIRYHPRFASKEIPVWLDRDYDFPVEGGDELVLSKDTLAIGVSARTSARGIERLAVNLFQKQDHVKKVVAIEIPKSRAFMHLDTVFTMVDYDKFTIHPAIQGPTGDMNIYILEKHDEDPKRVQISTRTNLIETLKEVLDLDHVTLIPCGGGDAIVAAREQWNDGSNTLAIAPGVVVTYNRNYVSNRIMREYGIDVIEIPSSELSRGRGGPRCMSMPMVRDQL; encoded by the coding sequence ATGCTGAACGCAGCCAGTACGGATACGCTGAATGTTACTTCTGAAATCGGAACATTAAGAACGGTTATGCTTCACCGGCCCGGAAGAGAAGTGGAGAACCTGACACCGGAGCTCTTACATAAATTGCTGTTTGATGATATCCCTTATTTGCCTGTTATTCAAGAGGAACATGATTTCTTTGCAGAAACTTTGAAGGATCAGGGGGTGGAGGTCCTTTATTTGGAGAAGCTTGTTGAAGAAGCGCTCCATTTCGGCAAGGCAAAAGAGAGTTTTATTGATCAGCTGCTAGAAGAAAGCAAATCAAATATAAATGGTGCAAGCGAGAGTCTAAAGGAATTTCTCCTTGATTTGCCGAATGGGCAGCTTGTGTCAAAAATCATGGCCGGAGTGAGGACGTCTGAAATTGATGAAGGGCGGAAGCGCCATCTTTATGAATTCATGACAGACCAATATCCTTTTTATCTCGATCCAATGCCAAATCTTTATTTTACAAGGGATCCGGCAGCTGTCATCGGAAACGGGCTGACGATTAACCGGATGCATGAGGGAGCAAGAAGGCGGGAATCCTTGTTTATGGAGTATATAATCCGCTACCATCCCCGTTTTGCATCGAAGGAAATACCGGTTTGGCTCGATCGGGACTATGACTTTCCGGTAGAAGGCGGCGATGAGCTCGTCCTCAGCAAAGATACGCTGGCCATCGGGGTCAGCGCAAGGACATCCGCAAGGGGGATTGAACGGTTAGCGGTCAATTTGTTTCAAAAACAGGACCATGTAAAAAAAGTAGTCGCAATCGAAATTCCGAAATCAAGGGCGTTCATGCATCTTGATACAGTGTTTACAATGGTCGATTATGATAAGTTCACCATTCACCCTGCGATTCAGGGGCCAACCGGTGATATGAATATATACATTCTTGAAAAGCACGATGAAGATCCGAAAAGGGTGCAAATCTCTACCCGCACAAACTTGATTGAAACACTTAAGGAAGTATTGGATCTCGATCATGTAACCCTCATTCCATGCGGGGGAGGAGATGCGATTGTTGCGGCAAGAGAACAGTGGAACGACGGCTCCAATACACTCGCGATCGCACCTGGTGTTGTAGTGACCTACAACAGGAATTATGTATCCAATCGGATTATGAGGGAGTATGGCATTGATGTCATCGAAATTCCAAGCTCTGAGCTCTCCAGGGGGAGAGGCGGTCCGCGCTGCATGAGCATGCCGATGGTGCGTGATCAATTATAA